A window of Danaus plexippus chromosome 12, MEX_DaPlex, whole genome shotgun sequence contains these coding sequences:
- the LOC116772474 gene encoding uncharacterized protein LOC116772474, translating into MAAVSAAMFRPGGALDPPSYGQRIYEAPEATRSKRWSSKLRLNTSASSKSSEISPESPYMYGTISGQGGSALSKSMKYAETWLYGSVRTQTPPVRPSVFSAYPDIPGPVLISTPQKPTPHNYAVILCSCPEYLNGTKKTTSTKVSICKKCKGSRLPLTIAESPRLLVGGTVRGPQVNRDAGLLRAGTVRVPSSKSRPSILKPNGDSDPYDLMRRSRLAPPHETRIGSQFSTTRSRAKSISPCRVKTKQTSPESLNKNRSKSVSRVNELWIDEDAITTDKKKSILSCDINPYELVKAGGHSKSTVDIEFDDDFVEGFQDSSKSSSRSSSKGKNDSNVKAIGGQRIRVSNDSKSGSVDEVSVYDPIKYDLKNYDFQSTDMSTALSLPNIKNENKVVPLNKNRNKSISPSNRLKQKSVSPKRPPRRLRYNKTEDDSESDNQRLPDKNFSTKTALDTTRSSKYKNNNKETIKSILKKPKRYDPDDSNGKFENKEESFESKRLNSSQFYLPKPKDNKSLVLTQNIHQRKRVQFLVEKEETKVIYTADLNLHENIVTESNTIIETEEEIVAKGDVVSQSLEANETVTTECNEQNLINEMLNDSGVYGEVEMNSESENIIQQNVNTQGGYIKKSEENNVKDNHVPKIPVLRRSESERLVPTLSISPPKFLDTMALRKNKYGYKSQVFLEFVNELESTVQSEKHESKDSEDMSANRVPIGNENEVDTGNLSDNSEITTKVLENLRREISCSPEPPPRLKLKSKKHNYVKTRFVRNNSTSSTSDEWSDSNDREQKTILKIKQFDSDDGDEQNSKDTCKNIELEPRKTSIQINGNECYSTMNVNNDTPIYLSSVVVNDDYGNTCNTYQTGTTVTISVGTPQEGMKKSKSQIYIGAVFPGHNNSIEDTNTYEDYYNDSQGDQFNLVSSNEISSILNDPVEAVRRNLIPHVCGKKDVFTQEVNNLSQRSKSEIKNSDKSGNFITKLFDDPFFAHLAEGLDSNLVKKLIENSLIKLQETKYQEGSESNKPTIEKLIENSLISLKEEVKKENKRNEIIHIPKNEDLEPSSKSEIQTSDTLEDDKACSAPYESMEYESGTVGVFSDQEPMSDCYNASASELSTEDDTNSTRSKFYQMLVDAAICDIEISNNTDDDHLYESIRLNSSDPIYEEIGDMPPPLPTNPPPNSLLLLDDEKRSGSRSIFEGASKYDILSYLVDAKERGIDDEETYITNYNNDNNESKDKTKIVKKHISSNTSQISNASDSSEDNSLVINQENIEKVVVCKKTSAEIERNDSGVGSETSKSSRNRLQGKTTTTNSLSDKDTPIHLCEDCDTAVETQVTEQGSVFAPLVCRKCSKKRTERKEIITEIVETEEKYGRDLQIILEEFYKPMLVAGLLTQEQLSAIFLNVEELIDNNQVLSEKLRDALEIAVEQGDEDLLTVNVGKILLECSGMLTAFQSYCVKQAGAALLLAGLEKEKELLRIFLRVSQMENAVLRRMNLNSFLMVPVQRVTKYPLLLSRLYRATPTCASEREDVKGAQRCVESRLEEINAAAAAAAAAARDVPLWRRLAVARRTAHDLHVADIRLRKMAVDVLDWNHDDARFAMEGKLLFTQPNDNNWRKGRTIKLMPINALLVTNGKPTIAHKTNEIRETREARDREAREREGDALFARSGVREAALLLVREKAGRYTLQREPLFLDRCVVAADHEPEHFFEVHEITTKDSFIFKAEENTRTRTWYRQLQYHAQGAGAWRKRRNALANIMINPMLTRN; encoded by the exons ATGGCAGCAGTTAGTGCGGCGATGTTTCGGCCCGGGGGCGCACTAGACCCCCCCAGTTACGGTCAGAgg ATATACGAAGCACCAGAAGCTACGAGGTCAAAAAGATGGTCTTCAAAATTAAGGCTTAATACATCTGCAAGTTCTAAATCTTCTGAAATATCCCCTGAGAGTCCATATATGTATGGCACTATTAGTGGTCAAGGTGGTTCAGCATTATCGAAATCCATGAAGTATGCGGAAACTTGGTTGTACGGGTCTGTGAGAACCCAAACACCACCTGTGAGGCCAAGCGTCTTTTCAGCGTATCCTGACATTCCTGGACCCGTATTAATAAGCACTCCACAAAAACCAACCCCACACAACTACGCTGTTATATTATGTTCCTGTCCTGAATATCTAAATGGTACTAAAAAAACCACTTCAACCAAAGTCAGTATATGTAAGAAATGCAAAGGATCTCGTTTACCTCTTACAATAGCTGAGAGTCCCCGTTTATTAGTAGGTGGTACTGTACGAGGCCCTCAAGTAAATCGCGATGCAGGCTTACTAAGAGCTGGCACTGTAAGAGTTCCTAGTTCTAAATCACGTCCTAGCATTTTAAAGCCAAATGGCGACTCAGATCCATATGATTTAATGCGTAGAAGTAGACTAGCTCCACCTCACGAAACGAGAATAGGAAGTCAATTTTCTACAACAAGATCCCGAGCGAAAAGCATAAGTCCTTGTAGAGTGAAAACGAAGCAAACAAGTCCGGaatcattaaacaaaaatcgCAGTAAGTCTGTCAGTAGAGTAAATGAATTATGGATAGATGAGGATGCAATTACaactgacaaaaaaaaatcaattctcTCTTGTGATATAAACCCTTACGAATTAGTAAAAGCAGGAGGACATTCTAAATCTACGGTGGATATAGAGTTCGACGATGACTTTGTTGAAGGTTTCCAGGATTCAAGTAAGAGTAGTAGTCGGTCTTCAAGTAAGGGTAAAAATGATAGCAATGTTAAGGCAATAGGAGGACAAAGGATAAGAGTGTCAAACGATTCAAAATCTGGTAGTGTAGACGAAGTATCAGTATATGACCCTATAAAATACGATCTCAAAAATTATGACTTTCAATCAACTGATATGTCTACGGCACTATCTTtaccaaacataaaaaatgaaaataaagtagTTCCATTGAAtaagaatagaaataaatctatatctCCCTCAAACCGTTTGAAACAAAAGAGTGTGTCACCAAAAAGACCACCGAGAAGATTAaggtataataaaacagaGGATGATAGTGAAAGTGATAATCAGCGATTACCCGATAAGAATTTTAGCACAAAAACAGCTCTAGATACTACTCGAAGTTccaaatataagaataataacaaggaaactataaaatctatattaaaaaagccTAAACGGTATGATCCAGATGATTCCAATGgaaagtttgaaaataaagagGAATCATTTGAAAGTAAACGTCTTAATTCATCACAATTTTATCTTCCAAAACCGaaagataataaaagtttGGTCTTAACTCAGAATATCCATCAAAGAAAACGAGTTCAATTTTTGGTTGAAAAAGAAGAAACTAAAGTAATATACACAGCAGACCTAAActtacatgaaaatattgtcACAGAGTCAAATACAATTATTGAAACAGAAGAGGAAATTGTTGCCAAGGGTGATGTCGTTAGTCAAAGTTTAGAGGCAAATGAAACTGTTACTACCGAGTGTAATGaacaaaatttgataaatgaaatgttaaatgaTTCTGGGGTTTATGGAGAAGTTGAAATGAATAGTGAgagtgaaaatataatacagcAAAATGTTAATACCCAAGGAggatatatcaaaaaaagcgaagaaaacaatgtaaaag ataACCATGTGCCGAAAATTCCTGTTTTAAGGCGTTCAGAATCAGAACGTCTAGTTCCGACTTTATCAATATCTCCTCCAAAGTTTCTAGATACGATGGCtttacgtaaaaataaatatggttaTAAAAGTCAAGTATTTCTAGaatttgtaaatgaattaGAATCAACAGTTCAGTCTGAGAAACATGAATCAAAAGACTCTGAAGACATGAGTGCTAACCGTGTACCTATTGGAAATGAAAATGAAGTAGATACAGGTAATTTAAGTGATAACAGTGAAATAACAACTAAAGTTTTAGAGAACTTAAGACGTGAAATTTCTTGCTCTCCTGAACCACCACcgcgtttaaaattaaaatctaagaaACACAATTACGTTAAAACTAGATTCGTTCGTAACAATTCTACAAGTTCCACAAGTGATGAATGGTCTGATTCCAATGATAGGgaacaaaaaacaatactgaaaattaaacaatttgatTCTGATGATGGTGATGAACAAAACAGTAAAGatacttgtaaaaatatagaacTTGAGCCTAGAAAAACGTCTATTCAGATAAATGGCAATGAATGTTATTCAACTATGAATGTTAATAACGATACACCAATATATCTGTCTTCTGTTGTTGTTAACGATGATTATGGTAATACATGTAACACTTATCAAACCGGTACTACAGTCACAATTAGTGTTGGGACTCCACAAGAAGGTATGAAGAAATCTAAGagtcaaatatatataggagCTGTTTTTCCAGGACACAATAATAGTATCGAGGATACAAATACTTATgaagattattataatgatagtcAGGGagatcaatttaatttagtgaGCAGTAATGAAATATCCTCTATTTTAAATGATCCGGTAGAAGCAGTCCGTCGGAATCTTATCCCCCATGTTTGTGGGAAAAAAGATGTTTTCACCCaggaagtaaataatttaagtcaaAGAAGTAAATCAGAAATTAAGAATTCAGATAAAAGCGGTAATTTTATAACGAAGCTTTTTGATGACCCATTTTTTGCTCATTTAGCAGAAGGACTTGATTCCAACTTAGTTAAGAAATTGATAGAAAATTCGTTAATCAAACTTCAAGAGACTAAATATCAAGAAGGATCAGAAAGCAATAAACCAACTATTGAGAAACTTATcgaaaattcattaatatcgTTAAAAGAAGaagtaaaaaaagaaaataaaaggaatgaaattatacatataccaAAAAATGAAGATCTGGAACCATCATCAAAATCAGAAATTCAAACATCCGATACTTTAGAAGATGATAAAGCCTGTTCAGCTCCTTATGAGAGCATGGAATATGAAAGTGGGACAGTGGGAGTTTTTTCAGACCAGGAACCAATGTCTGATTGTTATAACGCTTCCGCGAGTGAACTTTCTACAGAAGATGATACAAATTCTACAAGATCTAAGTTTTATCAAATGCTAGTGGATGCTGCCATTTGCgatattgaaatttcaaataacactGACGATGACCATCTTTATGAATCTATACGGTTAAATAGTAGTGACCCAATTTATGAAGAAATAGGTGACATGCCTCCTCCTTTGCCAACCAATCCACCGCCAAattctcttttattattagatgATGAAAAACGAAGTGGGTCCCGTTCAATTTTTGAAGGTGCGTCTAAGTACGATATTTTGTCTTATTTAGTAGATGCTAAAGAAAGGGGCATAGATGATGAAGAGACCTATATAACTAATTACAATAATGACAATAATGAATCAAAGGATAAAACCAAGAtagtaaaaaaacacataagtAGTAATACCAGTCAAATATCAAATGCATCAGATTCAAGTGAAGATAATTCGTTGGTTATTAATCaggaaaatattgaaaaagttgTGGTTTGTAAGAAAACATCAGCAGAAATAGAGAGAAATGATTCTGGCGTTGGTTCGGAAACAAGTAAATCGTCTAGAAACCGGCTCCAGGgtaaaacaacaacaactaACTCATTAAGCGATAAAGACACTCCTATTCATCTGTGTGAAGATTGTGATACTGCTGTAGAAACACAAGTGACAGAACAAG GATCAGTTTTTGCTCCACTGGTTTGCCGTAAATGTTCGAAGAAAAGAACAGAAAGAAAGGAAATAATAACGGAAATTGTGGAAACTGAAGAAAAGTATGGACgtgatttacaaataattcttGAAGAATTCTATAAACCTATGTTAGTTGCTGGTCTTCTAACGCAAGAACAATTGAGcgctatatttttaaatgttgaagAGTTAATTGATAACAACCAAGTTCTTTCGGAAAAACTAAGGGACGCTCTTGAAATTGCAGTGGAACAAGGAGATGAG GACTTACTGACTGTTAACGTTGGTAAGATTCTCTTGGAATGTTCAGGAATGTTGACAGCTTTTCAATCATATTGTGTAAAACAAGCAGGCGCCGCATTGCTTTTAGCCGGACTTGAGAAGGAGAAGGAACTTTTAAGGATATTCTTGCGCGTCTCGCAAATGGAAAATGCGGTTCTGAGGAGAATGAACTTAAACTCGTTCCTCATG GTACCTGTTCAACGCGTGACAAAATATCCGCTCCTTCTTTCGCGGCTTTACCGAGCCACACCAACTTGTGCGTCTGAGAGGGAAGACGTCAAGGGTGCTCAGCGTTGTGTTGAATCCAGACTTGAGGAGATCAACGCTGCCGCTGCAGCTGCGGCCGCCGCTGCCAGAGATGTGCCGCTATGGCGGAGACTCGCAGTGGCGCGGCGGACTGCTCATGATTTGCACGTCGCCGATATAAGACTCAGAAAAATGGCCGTAGATGTTTTGGATTGGAATCACGATGATGCTAG GTTCGCAATGGAAGGCAAGCTGCTGTTTACACAACCGAACGACAACAACTGGCGAAAAGGCCGAACAATCAAGTTGATGCCGATCAATGCACTTTTGGTAACTAATGGAAAG CCAACAATCGCTCATAAAACGAACGAAATACGGGAAACAAGAGAAGCAAGAGATCGAGAGGCGAGGGAAAGAGAAGGAGATGCTCTTTTCGCACGCAGTGGAGTAAGGGAGGCTGCTTTACTTCTTGTAAGAGAAAAAGCAGGAAGATACACCTTACAAAGAGAGCCACTCTTTTTAGACCGCTGCGTAGTCGCCGCCGATCATGAACCAGAACATTTCTTTGAAGTCCACGAAATAACAACTAAAGATTCATTCATTTTCAAG gcCGAAGAAAATACCCGCACTCGAACTTGGTATCGACAGTTGCAATATCATGCACAAGGAGCTGGCGCATGGCGTAAACGGCGAAATGCGCTGGCTAACATTATGATTAACCCGATGCTTACTAGAAACTAA